A stretch of Halichondria panicea chromosome 1, odHalPani1.1, whole genome shotgun sequence DNA encodes these proteins:
- the LOC135339861 gene encoding uncharacterized protein LOC135339861 isoform X1, with product MMFEILSVVVLALASVNAEFKADCTNPCYCMANGLSWEGKLKYPFIFSSEDNDGKKYTYTFSPCGAKIDCGNTNKSVVLCQMDPTDTTESAYVVIGASGSGNVAWKFANESDTSHYTVTYGGGDNTFDTPPKPRKGVISVTLTTQFGPSFVFSGENSMPEELDYEFNANIPPGDTAPASIPLGPVGIVLICLVLGAVIAYFIIGSIVMFQVKGARGIEVVPNYTFWKDLPFLIKDGFLFTFQPCTGGCIKKNTYSSLS from the exons ATGATGTTTGAGATTCTGTCTGTGGTGGTCCTAGCTCTAGCCAGTGTTAATGCTGAATTTAAGGCTGATTGTACAAATCCCTGCTATTGCATGGCCAATGGCCTAAGCTGGGAGGGCAAGTTAAAATATCC TTTTATATTTTCGTCGGAAGACAACGACGGCAAGAAGTATACGTACACGTTCTCTCCATGTGGTGCCAAAATAGACTGTGGGAATACAAACAAGTCTGTTGTG CTTTGCCAAATGGACCCAACTGATACTACTGAGAGTGCATACGTTGTGATTGGAGCTTCCGGTAGTGGTAATGTTGCCTGGAAATTTGCGAATGAATCCGACACAAGCCACTACACAGTGACGTACGGAGGTGGAGATAATACGTTTGATACCCCACCGAAACCAAG GAAAGGGGTTATATCAGTGACACTGACAACACAATTTGGTCCGTCCTTTGTATTCTCTGGAGAGAATTCCATGCCTGAAGAACTTGACTAT GAATTCAATGCTAACATCCCACCTGGTGATACTGCTCCTGCCAGCATACCTCTTGGACCTGTTGGGATTGTCTTAATATGTTT GGTGTTAGGAGCAGTGATAGCGTACTTCATTATTGGTTCAATCGTCATGTTCCAAGTCAAGGGTGCACGTGGAATTGAGGTGGTTCCCAACTACACCTTCTGGAAAGATCTCCCCTTTCTTATCAAG GATGGGTTTTTGTTCACGTTTCAACCGTGTACGGGTGGATGCATTAAAAAGAACACATACAGTTCACTTAGTTAG
- the LOC135339861 gene encoding uncharacterized protein LOC135339861 isoform X2: MMFEILSVVVLALASVNAEFKADCTNPCYCMANGLSWEGKLKYPFIFSSEDNDGKKYTYTFSPCGAKIDCGNTNKSVVLCQMDPTDTTESAYVVIGASGSGNVAWKFANESDTSHYTVTYGGGDNTFDTPPKPRKGVISVTLTTQFGPSFVFSGENSMPEELDYCWKYYYFYSNPCRGGWSRFKPRLNICYANSVGLEFAFNLLQPAESAL, from the exons ATGATGTTTGAGATTCTGTCTGTGGTGGTCCTAGCTCTAGCCAGTGTTAATGCTGAATTTAAGGCTGATTGTACAAATCCCTGCTATTGCATGGCCAATGGCCTAAGCTGGGAGGGCAAGTTAAAATATCC TTTTATATTTTCGTCGGAAGACAACGACGGCAAGAAGTATACGTACACGTTCTCTCCATGTGGTGCCAAAATAGACTGTGGGAATACAAACAAGTCTGTTGTG CTTTGCCAAATGGACCCAACTGATACTACTGAGAGTGCATACGTTGTGATTGGAGCTTCCGGTAGTGGTAATGTTGCCTGGAAATTTGCGAATGAATCCGACACAAGCCACTACACAGTGACGTACGGAGGTGGAGATAATACGTTTGATACCCCACCGAAACCAAG GAAAGGGGTTATATCAGTGACACTGACAACACAATTTGGTCCGTCCTTTGTATTCTCTGGAGAGAATTCCATGCCTGAAGAACTTGACTAT TGCTGGAAGTactattatttttatagtaacccatgcagaggaggttggtcacgatttAAACCGCGGCTGAACATATGCTATGCAAACAGTGTTGGCCTCGAATTCGCCTTCAACCTTCTTCAacccgctgagtcagcactttaG
- the LOC135338903 gene encoding NACHT, LRR and PYD domains-containing protein 12-like, protein MAAKEQTQELTIDDLKTEMKLTDEQLNTAIKEPDLPDVSACFDNTDDYLEKLELSPGQKTDVSEVKAKTRLNRTQAGMRLALEYWQNKNQLQATFKALLLILLSLLKGDVAVQVCKYLSDKCSTSCPPSRERVLLNHKLSSYRDYLQSRYRAQVSTSATQWPPVPTNKVFKLAMIQKEKIQRGRIDDEFFRLSITGKIDDILVQKTPVDLINIFSEIGNKRNFVLIEGAPGSGKSTLALHICQEWAEGKLFQEFYIAILVRLRDPLVREAKKIADILPCINTAVANETEAVIQSLYGKGVLWVLDGWDELPSDLPRESIINKLIRPDMSQKGALHESAAIITSRPSSSAELHPLVSSRVEVLGFTPYELEKYLAECLEGDSQAVQTLLERIRENPVVEGSCYIPLNASIIVNCFLSDNHSLPTSNHGIFTSVVQSSLKRYLQDRLGKTTPVGDITSPDSLPSDIRTQSVHICQLAYHGIEQNKATFTDSDLAALLIPKDISNVGLLQTVPSIISDGLLVYYCFLHLSIQELLAAIHISLMSSKQQIAVFQKLFGNPRFSAVFQFYAGITKLRTSRPILSLLPRFLCPVPATVFDLVRKFVKNEKDKYNEPKILLLSLINCLYEAEDLSLCVFVANLLNHNLHLGYTTMNPIDCLSVGYFASVCSNTSNGFTLSFRNCSIGDQGCKFLARGFSKCLHSHSEISLNLSSNDIHEGIHHIAEVIENTSSISKLYLSNNAIGNSGLSTLCEALSTKSNSLKYLDLSECSLSLDDHGAIPRLLSTNNTLEHLHLSGNVIGNTELKSICEALSTSTSLKRLDLKNCSLTISDDNGAALYQLFTNNSLERVYLSINTVTSCYHIAAGLAVNKNLKTLDLSRCKLTDASIKELSTGLTSKIETLYINGNYSITEDGMKTLARHLTIHCSELTRLYIPGHLKSSIKTVFRDTNKERKRNGLPEIAI, encoded by the exons ATGGCCGCTAAAGAGCAAACTCAAG AGCTCACTATTGatgatctgaagacagaaatgaaactgactgatgagcagctcaatacagcaataaaggaaccagatctaccagATGTGTCAGCATGTTTCGATAACACTGATGACTATCTTGAAAAGCTGGAGCTGTCACCTGGACAGAAAACTGACGTCAGCGAAGTGAAGGCTAAAACACGTCTAAACCGCACTCAAGCCGGAATGAGACTTGCCCTAGAATACTGGCAGAACAAGAACCAACTACAAGCCACCTTCAaagctctgctactcatcTTACTCTCCCTGCTCAAAGGAGACGTTGCTGTTcaagtgtgcaagtacttgtctgacaaGT gctccacctcgtgtcccccctcccgagagagggtcctgctgaaccacaagctgtcatcgtacagggactacctacaaagtcgctacagagCACAAGTATCTacatcagccacacaatggcctcctgTCCCAACAAACAAAGTTTTCAAActggccatgattcagaaggagaaaatacagagaggaagaatcgaTGATGAATTTTTTAGACTATCAATCACAGGAAAAATCGACGATATTTTAGTTCAAAAGACTCCAGTGGACTTGATAAACATTTTCTCTGAGATTGGAAATAAacgaaactttgtgttgattgaaggagctcctggctctggcaagagcacccttgctctacacatctgtcaggagtgggcagagggaaaactgttccaagagttctatattgcaatcctcgtaagactgagagatcccctCGTTAGAGAAGCAAAGAAAATTGCTGACATACTTCCCTGCATCAATACGGCCGTGGCTAATGAGACAGAGGCAGTAATACAATCACTGTACggcaaaggtgtactgtgggtgctAGACGGATGGGATGAACTTCCTTCTGACCTCCCTAGAGAATCGATCATCAACAAACTAATCCGACCAGACATGTCACAAAAAGGAGCCCTACACGAATCAGCTGCGATTATAACATCTCGACCGTCATCTTCggctgagctccacccactagtctcatccagggtggaggtgttggggttCACTCCATATGAACTAGAAAAGTACCTCGCCGAGTGTCTGGAaggtgactcacaagctgtgcagactctactggagagaattcgagagaacccagtggtagaaggtagctgctacatccccctcaatgcttccattATCGTTAATTGCTTTCTTTCTGATAACCACTCCCTCCCAACATCCAACCACGGGATATTCACATCAGTTGTTCAGAGCTctctcaagagatacctcCAGGATAGATTGGGGAAGACCACTCCAGTGGGAGACATCACATCCCCAGACTCACTGCCCTCAGATATCAGAACACAGTCTGTACATATAtgtcaacttgcatatcaCGGCATTGAACAAAACAAAGCGACATTTACTGATAGTGATTTGGCCGCTCTATTAATTCCGAAGGACATTTCAAACGTTGGATtattacaaactgttcccagtatcattagcgatggtcttctggtttactactgctttctccacctgtctattcaagagctactagcagcaatccacatctctctcatgTCTTCCAAGCAACAAATTGCTGTCTTCCAGAAGCTGTTTGGTAATCCTCGATTCAGTGCAGTCTTCCAGTTTTATGCTGGCATCACCAAACTGAGAACTAGTAGACCAATTCTCAGCTTGCTACCTCGATTCTTGTGTCCAGTTCCAGCCACTGTTTTTGATCTGGTCAGAAAGTTTGTCAAAAATGAGAAAGATAAGTATAATGAGCCGAAGATCCTGTTGTTGTCGctcatcaattgtttgtacgaagctgaagacttgtcactgtgtgtgtttgtggctaatcTTCTTAATCACAATCTACATCTTGGTTacactacaatgaatcctATAGACTGCCTCTCTGTTGGATATTTCGCATCAGTTTGTTCCAACACCAGTAATGGATTCACACTTAGCTTCAGAAATTGCTCTATTGGTGAccaaggctgcaaatttctggcCCGAGGATTCTCCAAGTGTTTACACTCTCACTCCGAAATTAGTCTTAATCTTTCtagtaatgatattcatgaagGGATACACCACATCGCTGAGGTGATTGAGAACACTAGTTCTATATCTAAATTGTATTTGTCTAATAATGCCATTGGCAACAGTGGACTTAGCACACTCTGTGAGGCCTTATCAACTAAAAGCAACTCATTAAAGTATCTCGATCTCTCTGAATGCTCACTATCTCTCGACGATCACGGAGCAATCCCTCGACTACTGAGCACAAACAATACTCTTGAACACCTCCATTTGTCAGGCAATGTTATTGGTAACACTGAACTGAAGAGTATTTGTGAGGCCTTGTCAACTAGCACATCATTAAAGAGACTGGACCTGAAAAATTGCTCACTGACTATTTCAGAcgacaatggagctgccctctatcaactttttacaaacaattccctcgAACGTGTTTATTTGTCTATAaacacagtgactagctgtTACCACATTGCTGCTGGGCTTGCTGTCAATAAGAATCTGAAAACACTGGATCTGAGTCGCTGTAAACTGACTGACGCGAGTATCAaggagctatcaactggactgacCAGCAAAATTGAAACACTATACATCAACGGTAATTActcaataacagaagatggaatgaagacgcttgccagacatctaaccatccactgctctgaactgacacGATTGTACATACCCGGCCACCTAAAATCCAGTATCAAGACAGTATTCAGGGACactaacaaagagaggaagagaaatggactaccTGAGATTGCAATCTAA
- the LOC135339737 gene encoding carbohydrate sulfotransferase 11-like: protein MAGPVRHIVLFVGLLSVCVCLLVLRVHLSTDLDVIHVEHAVLMNERKIQGMNEDVYEQSESNRLKARIEVQRKLVDEYCARHPTLGSRLHLPSDQEQRELLYRHLLYDDLRDIMFCFVEKIGCTDMKRFMFIAAGVLPEKTASHEWVDLKYLEKGIKRASLLNKNLTDFKRIEKVREYFKFTILRHPLERLVSGFRNKLEPPLVGQSGKFNLIKQDILQKHRNKEYQEWLKSDDSYHIAVQFSEFIDYFIEINKNTVNPHFKPYINTCHPCTIRYDFYGNFRNFGSDIQSIAEMFGLSFTWYRNKSLHSTSQETRALSKTYFDQLSRDPKLKLLEVLKDDLDFYYHLYPDERHVQEEFLNLQV from the exons ATGGCTGGTCCAGTGAGACACATTGTGCTATTTGTAGGGCTGCTCTCTGTCTGCGTGTGTCTGCTTGTCCTGAGGGTACACCTGTCCACAGATCTAGATGTGATCCATGTGGAACATGCAGTATTAATGAATGAGAGGAAGATTCAAGGCA TGAATGAAGACGTTTACGAGCAGTCTGAATCAAACCGACTAAAGGCCAGAATAGAG GTCCAACGTAAGCTGGTGGATGAGTACTGTGCCCGCCACCCTACCCTGGGCTCAAGGCTCCACCTACCCAGCGACCAGGAGCAGAGGGAGCTGCTGTATCGACACTTGTTGTACGACGACCTCAGAGATATCATGTTCTGTTTCGTGGAGAAAATTG GATGCACGGACATGAAGCGATTCATGTTCATTGCTGCTGGAGTGTTACCTGAAAAAACAGCCAGTCATGAGTGGGTGGATCTTAAGTATCTGGAGAAGG GAATAAAGAGAGCCTCTCTACTTAACAAAAACCTCACCGATTTCAAAAGAATTGAGAAGGTACGAGAATACTTCAAGTTCACTATTCTACGCCACCCTTTGGAACGATTAGTGTCTGGATTCAGAAACAAGCTGGAGCCTCCGCTAGTCGGACAGTCAGGGAAGTTCAATCTAATTAAGCAAGACATCCTCCAGAAACATCGAAATAAGGAATATCAGGAATGGCTCAAAAGTGATGACAGCTATCATATAGCGGTTCAATTCTCTGAGTTTATTGACTATTTTATAGAAATCAACAAAAACACTGTAAACCCACATTTCAAACCATACATCAATACTTGTCATCCCTGTACAATACGCTACGATTTCTATGGCAACTTTCGTAACTTTGGATCCGATATTCAATCTATAGCCGAAATGTTTGGACTGAGTTTCACCTGGTATAGAAATAAGAGTCTACACAGCACATCACAAGAAACGAGGGCATTATCAAAAACTTATTTTGATCAGCTCAGTCGAGATCCGAAATTGAAATTGTTAGAAGTTCTCAAGGACGACCTAGACTTTTACTATCATCTATACCCTGACGAGAGGCATGTTCAAGAAGAGTTCTTAAATCTACAGGTATGA
- the LOC135338833 gene encoding wings apart-like protein homolog — translation MASYRSSYSKRSTRTSRDTTASELFDELISSKESTPAASQISLPEPKVRSRILTKACSLPHAPEECSTPQASTVEEATTEKETSSWSKRRYEYSFSPRSKPTKKYTRKPAAPKATASRKTQVFDFDDCDGENETNIIPKVKVQKPRVPFSKPPPGMKNGKTTVKSQNKTKSMSNEQLNRPRKKNTVSAESKEQPKTSRVRRLASIERSDTPVTDVPEKKTAATNLQETSGQNFRGGSSVADKTESPMVVVEDCNPQNSTSHTLTTHTSTTRTTNTRRAKRLDSTKYTSNSAKRPRVEANIIPKLKDSNPQLVTSETRSSCNTGEVIKSPLDELLESPVKKLCISPADNTMKSNVPLLPAKDSKSSLSQPSLLCSDVKVHVTSPIKSSHPAARSPISKTKSKSNWDYSDSDSDSDSEPEIPPLKKSSSVPSAPTVSALTRTASWPRQHPLFSSHRTTSRPQSTQQRSIAPTSNKASRKYSLFNQPGGSKEPDEDGRSQRVYSYNPTAPTSNKAPRKYSLFNQPGGSKKPDEDGRSQRVYSYNPTAPTSNKAPRKYSLFNQPEGSKEPDGDGRSQQVYSYKVRNMAEETGAAAGGSKRALSNKSKEPTIVRNVRQARECLEIGESQEFFDEVRYLLGSIKPAAPLKSRCLGTLNLADQFLDNDFSQQLRSQGFTSKIMALLSDCLEHPTLCLCTAVLFYTITRDKLNSDWTKGGIKTLVSMLSINSWNSNSDPKLEQEMLKMKQKCVTILEKVVAEQPSEESEGSQEEKEDNVQNSEPPEYKVDAESFTINELARETLTSLIAPQHNPQTLRNHLRTSGALDKLANNTIDCSKEVPGVRSNTSSNGCSQDDHLSQKLITLERYLKLIENCTLMSSDNQNYLVVFDGSVFITRLVKLISACFNMMSSVESLSQVLCQTLIAVFKVLLNLTHENELGCDRVGCEEGAIDALLQCVLMLPSSLPQGKQFDIMAPALGVLINLTEHSGRNRRQLELTKIKGHGQDKDDELLRVQKNIGFHGDDSALKALMDMFLKHHRMAEAASIAVPSPQRLSQLASSPHSSPYVPNRGQGSSSARRDLGSTFANRLKTAKSPQKGGAVLRESQDSQSSQGSTLPPTDSDESEEEAYESIPTDPMVYSREEFDTALHQAGRHLEDSVLASYTALLVGILVKSNSDLEGFVKGTLPSGSFAEMIGMLRKFVSFMNMTGSTTGLESIRHIIRYLDALN, via the exons ATGGCGTCCTACAGGTCCTCCTATTCCAAGCGTAGTACAAGAACGAGCAGAGACACCACCGCAAGTGAACTTTTTGACGAGTTGATTTCAAGCAAAGAATCCACCCCTGCAGCTAGTCAGATTTCCCTTCCTGAACCTAAAGTCAGATCAAGAATACTAACCAAAGCTTGCAGCTTACCTCATGCTCCAGAAGAGTGCTCTACCCCTCAAGCATCAACTGTAGAGGAAGCAACCACAGAGAAAGAAACCTCCAGTTGGTCAAAAAGACGATACGAATACTCATTTTCTCCTAG ATCAAAGCCTACAAAAAAGTATACCAGAAAGCCAGCAGCACCAAAAGCAACAGCCAGTCGTAAAACTCAAGTGTTTGATTTTGACGACTGTGATGGAGAGAATGAGACCAATATCATCCCAAAGGTCAAGGTGCAGAAACCAAGGGTACCATTCAGTAAACCGCCTCCTGGTATGAAAAATGGCAAAACAACTGTGAAATCACAAAATAAAACGAAATCAATGAGCAATGAGCAACTTAACCGACCACGAAAGAAGAATACTGTCAGTGCAGAATCTAAAGAGCAACCAAAGACTTCGCGAGTGAGAAGACTAGCATCCATAGAGAGATCAGACACACCAGTGACAGACGTTCCAGAGAAGAAAACTGCAGCTACTAACTTGCAAGAAACTTCCGGGCAAAACTTCCGGGGTGGCTCTTCGGTGGCTGACAAAACTGAGAGTCCCATGGTAGTGGTTGAAGACTGCAACCCTCAAAACTcaacatcacacacactcacaactcACACCAGTACAACACGCACCACGAACACACGGCGAGCTAAACGTTTAGACTCCACAAAATATACGTCCAACTCGGCCAAGAGACCGAGAGTGGAGGCCAATATCATACCAAAACTCAAAGATTCGAATCCACAGTTAGTGACGAGTGAGACAAGGTCTAGCTGTAATACTGGGGAGGTTATCAAGTCTCCTCTGGATGAGCTGCTGGAATCTCCTGTGAAAAAG CTCTGTATCTCCCCTGCCGACAATACAATGAAATCAAACGTCCCTCTTCTACCTGCAAaag actCTAAGAGCTCTTTGTCTCAGCCTTCACTACTATGCTCTGACGtcaaagtacatgtaacttCTCCAATCAAATCTTCTCACCCAGCAGCAAGAAGCCCTATAAGCAAGACAAAATCTAAGTCCAACTGGGACTATTCTGATTCTGATTCTGATTCTGATTCTGAGCCGGAAATT CCACCACTCAAGAAGTCATCCTCCGTCCCCTCCGCCCCGACTGTCTCCGCTCTCACTCGAACCGCCTCCTGGCCTCGACAACACCCTCTCTTTTCATCTCACCGCACCACCTCACGACCTCAATCTACGCAGCAGC GATCTATTGCACCCACTTCCAACAAGGCATCTCGCAAATACTCGTTATTCAATCAGCCTGGAGGTAGCAAAGAGCCGGATGAGGATGGTCGATCTCAACGGGTATATTCGTACAATCCTACTGCACCCACTTCTAACAAGGCACCTCGCAAATACTCGTTATTCAATCAGCCTGGAGGTAGCAAAAAGCCGGATGAGGATGGCCGATCTCAACGGGTATATTCGTACAATCCTACTGCACCCACTTCCAACAAGGCACCTCGCAAATACTCGTTATTCAATCAGCCTGAAGGTAGCAAAGAGCCGGATGGGGATGGCCGATCTCAACAGGTATATTCGTACAAAGTGAGGAACATGGCAGAGGAGACCGGGGCTGCTGCCGGTGGTAGCAAGCGAGCACTCAGTAATAAGAGCAAagag CCCACGATAGTCCGTAATGTGCGCCAGGCCCGCGAGTGTCTGGAGATTGGTGAGAGCCAGGAGTTCTTTGATGAGGTCCGCTACCTCTTGGGGAGCATCAAACCAGCAGCACCCCTCAAGTCAAGATGCCTCGG cacgcTGAATCTGGCCGATCAGTTCCTGGACAATGACTTCAGCCAGCAGTTGAGGTCACAAGGGTTCACTAGCAAGATCATGGCGCTGCTCAGTGACTGTTTAGAGCACCCT ACCTTGTGCCTGTGCACGGCTGTACTCTTCTACACGATAACCAGAGACAAGCTGAATTCTGACTGGACCAAAGGCGGAATTA AAACTCTAGTGTCAATGCTCTCGATCAACTCTTGGAATTCAAACTCCGACCCCAAACTCGAGCAAGAAATGCTTAAGATGAAACAGAAATGCGTAACCATTCTGGAGAAGGTTGTTGCTGAGCAACCCTCCGAAGAGTCTGAAGGGAGTcaagaagaaaaagaagacaATGTCCAAAACTCGGAACCACCAGAGTACAAAGTCGATGCTGAGAGTTTCACA ATCAATGAGCTTGCCCGGGAGACTCTCACGAGTCTCATCGCACCACAGCACAATCCCCAGACACTGAGGAACCATCTACGAACTTCAGGAGCCCTCGACAAGCTAGCCAACAACA CTATTGACTGCTCTAAAGAAGTACCTGGTGTTCGCTCGAATACCTCGTCCAATGGGTGTAGTCAGGATGACCATCTCAGTCAGAAATTGATCACTCTTGAAAGATATCTAAAACTCATAGAAAAT TGCACTCTGATGAGCAGTGACAACCAGAACTACCTGGTGGTGTTTGATGGATCCGTCTTTATCACCAGACTCGTAAA GTTGATCAGTGCTTGTTTCAACATGATGTCATCTGTAGAGTCTCTTAGTCAGGTCCTGTGTCAAACACTCATCGCAGTGTTCAAAGTACTTCTGAATCTAACTCACGAGAACGAGTTAGGATGTGATCGCGTGGGCTGTGAGGAGGGGGCCATAGACGCTCTGCTCCAGTGTGTGCTCATG CTTCCGAGTTCCCTTCCCCAGGGAAAGCAGTTTGACATTATGGCGCCA GCTCTTGGTGTACTGATTAACCTGACTGAGCATAGCGGACGGAACCGACGGCAGCTGGAGTTGACAAAGATCAAAGGTCATGGGCAAGATAAAGATGATGAATTGCTGAGGGTACAAAAAAATATTGGTTTCCACGGAGACGACTCGGCATTGAAAGCTCTCATGGACATGTTCTTGAAGCATCACAGGATGGCTGAAGCGGCCTCGATTGCA GTCCCCAGTCCCCAGCGTCTCTCTCAGCTCGCCTCTTCCCCACATTCCTCTCCGTATGTCCCCAACCGAGGGCAAGGGTCAAGCTCCGCCCGGAGGGACCTCGGTTCTACTTTTGCCAACAGACTCAAAACTGCAAA ATCGCCGCAGAAAGGTGGAGCAGTGTTGAGGGAGAGTCAGGACAGTCAGAGCTCCCAAGGCTCCACCCTCCCGCCCACAGACTCTGATGAATCAGAGGAGGAGGCATATGAGAGCATTCCCACCGACCCAATGGTATATAGTAGGGAGGAGTTTGACACAG cgctCCATCAAGCCGGTCGCCATCTTGAAGACTCGGTGCTGGCCTCGTACACGGCACTGCTAGTAGGCATCCTCGTCAAGAGCAACAGTGACCTTGAGGGGTTTGTGAAGGGTACTCTGCCCTCGGGCAGCTTCGCTGAGATGATTGGGATGCTGAGGAAGTTCGTCTCTTTTATGAATATGACG GGCTCGACAACTGGATTGGAATCCATTCGTCACATAATTCGATATCTTGATGCACTAAATTAA